From the Salvelinus alpinus chromosome 12, SLU_Salpinus.1, whole genome shotgun sequence genome, the window TCCTGTTAAGCTTAGAACATCCCCTAAGATAAACACATGTACGTCGTCTGGTGCATTGATAGTCAAATAATAACTGGACAAATAGGACTCCTCAATTTGAGTGGATTCCAATTAAAGGCGCGTACAACAATGAAAAATATTGAATATCTCAGCGAGTATAATTTGTGTAGTTAAAATTATATTTTTAGCACAGATGGAGTCAAATGTTTTAATTTCTCCTTTTGAAATGTGACTTTAACGCATGCTTTTGGTTTCCTTACTCAATGGTCATATAGTCAAAGCCTGACTCCCTGGTCTGATAGCGTGATAGAAAGAAGATAGTTGTtgaacataaacacaaacaaacatccaAACCCCAGGGGAGCTAGTTTGTTGCAAAATGTGCAGATAATCTCCGCCTTTTAGGCTAAGATCAAGTGTAGTATCTGTTCTTGTCAGTTTAGAATCTGAACAAAATTTTAGAACGGGGAGATGGAAAATGGGCTTAATCTGTCTGCTCTACGGAACCACCCGGTATTGCAGTGCCTCTGGTAACGGAGCACACACAAGAAAGATGCTGCTAAATGAAATGTGGTGTTCGTGTTGCTTTACAGCATTGGGTGCGGTTGCTTTTGTTTATGTCCAACAACTGTGCTTTTTGTCATGTCACTAGATGTATTTGCTAGAAGAATGTTCTGGGCTTAAATCTTTAATTTTCAAGACAAACTCACTGAACTTGGTCCCCTCTTGGCCCCTTCATACCATGTTAATCTTTCATTTTGTGTTGTACGTCTGGCTGTCTGGCGCTTTCTCTCAGTCTGGATGGCTGAATCTCGGGTTTTGTCTAGCATGCTGTCTTGCTCTGTCAATGTTTCCTTCTTTCTGTCTTATCACCCTCACTGCtttgtcagccagccagcctcagtcGTTCTGTCCGTTTGTGTGTTTGTTCACTCTTAAGGCGATCAACTTTAACCTACAGACACAACACAAACTCTGCCCTGACCGACCCCACCTTCACCCCACACCTCCTGTTTCACCTCTGAACTCTGATCCCTGTAGAACTGGGGGGTGTTCATTAGGTAccaaaatggactgaaacagggatgGACTACCATCTTCAATTGTCCAGTAAGAAATGCTCATTTTTGTTTTCCGTAGCAAAACGTTATAACTATGAGCCTTTATGGGGTACTGAGAGGATGTGCCGTCTCGGACACAGAACCACCGGAGTGTTACATCCTCCTTCACTCTTTCCATCCTTCCTTTCCCTGCCTCCAAACCTCAGGGCCTCCATAGACTCTCACTGGGAGAGAACCAGGGATGTAGTGGAGGATAAACGCACCTTAACGCCGTCTACGCACCTCTATATGTTGTGAAAAGTGTTGGCACTCATTCAGCGTTTACCCACCTTATGTCTTTACTACTACATCCCTGGAGAGGGCTCACTCAGACTGCTCCTCAGCTTGAGCTTGGTATTGTTTagattatttttttcttttttgtggTTGTGTGTTTACAGAGAGAACTTCAAATCTCCAACAACACTATCGATCCCCATGTCTCCTATCTTTTTCCCCGCCAACCTCCATTCAGGGTTTCCTTCTCTTTATTATTTCTGTGTTGCCCTGTTCTGTTGGCCATGCTTCACAAAACTAAACCAGACCAGGCTCCTTGTCGCGTTCTTGATATGCTTTCTTGGAATTGGCGCAAAGTCCTGGAATTCTATGCGAGCCAGTCAGGTGGTCAAAATGGAAAGTGAAATTGAATAAGTGGTATTCTGTATTTTAATCAACTATTTACACATGCCAAAAGGCATTAGCCATTGTTTATGTTAGTTAGCACATATATAGCTAAAAGAGCACATTTAGTCATCAACAACATGTATCAGCCAGGAAAGTAGATTTTGCTAATTCGTGACTGAGCACATGCTGCATTGGTGAttcagagttacacatggagcaCAAGTGCATTTTTTGGGTGGAAAAAAATGATGCTTCTTGGAACTCTGCTGCAAATACTTGGGTTGTGTAAGTGAGGTGACATCACAGACAAGTCAACCTATCATTTGTGCTCATTAGGTCTGCAGTTTTCACGTTTCCGTGTGAGTGTGTTTTACCATTACCCCGTTCAATGGAACACAGAACCTGTTACACCTCGCACTCACAAGGAGGTGCTGGCCTGGATTCTATGCCAAGGAAATGTTTCATGACCACTTCCAGTAACGCTACAACCATCAGTCATTTATGGATATGTGTGAAATATGTcctgtttttaacaactataaggGAGAGACTTGACTAATCAGTCTGAGGAAGACTAACAGAATCAAAATGAAAACTTTTCTCCTCCCTTGCTCTGTTGAACTGACGCCCTCACTGGGGATGGCTTCAAGTCAACAAAAATAGTTGACTGATGGATCACAAATGGATTGTTCTTCTCCTCAGCCACTGGACGTTCAGGGATATGATGTCAACTACCGGGGCGAACCATGTCTCAATACTCTTTAAGTGGCTTCCTCTCTTTACCCCGTTTTTCTTCGTGATCACTGATAGGTGAAAGGAATGGATACATTTCCACTAGGAAGGAAGCCATTGAGTATTGAGACCCAGCGTTCTTATTCTCACTGACCTTTGCCTTCTATGTGTTGACGAGGAGCAGGCAGTTGGAACAGCATTTACCTGGTTCTGAATCCTAGGTCAAAATGACACTCGTTTAGAAGGACCACATGCTAGGCTGTCAGGATCTCACTATTGCGAAGTATGTAGTGTTTTGAGGAGCTTTTCCCTCTGTGGCTGAAAATGGTCACGTTTGGACAAACTACTTCACTGTTTCCACAGCCAGTGATATGGACGATGCAGTCCTCctttgttttgtagtttttcaTTTAATTTCCTCTTCCTATTGTGTTGTGAGGATGCAAATGTCACCTATTAAATTTATATTCTAAAAATGTTGAATTGACAATTGTCTAGAATGTCTTCAAATAAGTGTTATCTGTTGTAAATGGTGCTAGTTGGTATTGATCTCATTTGTTTTTTAGAAAGCAGCTGCTGTACTTTGACATACTTTAAGAAATGGGAGAACAAATCATTTTGAAAAGCAGGAAGTTTAACTAGTTTTCGAGTGCATATTTCTTCCTTGAACTATAATATCTGGTCCAACACAATTGTATAGGTGAACGCAGGGGTTCCACTACATGGTAAACACTGATCTGAGATGAACAAGTTGGAACAAGTTAATTAAGATATCCTCATCTTGGAAGTATCCAAACGCCCACGTTTCTCACTGGATTTACCACAAAACTGCACATTCAAAAAATTTAGATTTATTACTTTAATATGATATATTCATAATGTAGTGATACAATTTGTGGCATTTAAAAAATGGCATTGCAATGATAGATCAAGTGAGTCAAAGCATGTTAACTATTCAATCCCAAGAAAACATTTCACTGCTGTTGGTGTATCGGAATATACatttagacccccccccccccacaaaaaatatatacacaataAAAACCAAATTCCTTCCTGCCTAGACAAAGTTGGATGATTGTCTTCTGAATGAGGTTGATCAACTTAACTCAAGCACAGGTCAAATGTGGTCCCCATGCTTACAATGCGCACCACATCACCAGGACCCATAAACAAAGGGCAGGACCTTTGAACCCCAGATCTCCGCAAGAGTGAGCAGTAGTAACAATGCTGGGGGAGGCGGATAGACACTCACAATCTTCAAGGTTTTTAAGTCCCCTGTCTTCAGACATAAAATCTCTCGGACAGTGCTCTGGAAACAGCCGGACACCTCCTGGGTAGAATGAGTTCAGCATGTCATGCAGCTCTGCCAGGGTTTTCGGGGGCAAGTCTTTTTTTGGGGGTTCCTCCCTTTCGTTCAGACTCCAGTGTGCTTCGGCCATCCACTGTCCAGTCTGTCCCACCTTGCTGTTGAAACAACAGTAGGCTGTCCACAGGAGAGATGGGATGTTCACTCTGTTCAGAGTTTAGTTCACAGTGCCATTACTGGGCACCGCTCCGGTCACCACAAAGCCTTTTGTCTTATTGTTATTATCATTGCAGTTATCCAAAAGCCTTTGTCTGACTTTGCACTCCATACGACACCAGCTCCCGCTGTTGGAGGACACTACCTGAGGAACACTGTTGGTCAGGGTGAAGGTGGAAATCTTGGTATCATTGTCTAACGCGTGCAAATTTGGGAACAGGTGACCTCTGTTCACCCCTGTTGTGTTCAGTGAGTTCCTATAGTCCTTGTTCACAGCCTGATGTGTGTAATTTACACATTTTGACTCCAGACTCATTGTCTCGTTTCCCCCTTCAAGCTGAGGTTCTATCATCCATGTTACATTTGGTCTGCCTTTAGTAGCACCAATGAAGGTGTAGGCTGAGAACACAGGGATACGTTTTTTTGTGTCGTAGAGGGTTGCATACCTGTATTTGTTCTTGTACAACTGGCAAATCGGCATGAAGCGGTTCTGGTCCTGGACGTTCCCATCAACCAAAATACCTGAGATATTTGGAGTCGTCTCCTCCATGAAGAATCCCTGACAATCAAACGTCACTGAACCTCTCCACCACATGAGAGAtcacaggagggaggagagggagaacagcagagagatgcaTTGGCATAAACaccctcatcatcatcacctgCATGAAGACTATTCCACTGAGATAAAAGTTCAGATGCTGATACCAGTttgtagagtagactagagccGAGTCTTGACTGGCTGCTTTAAATAGGTTTTCAACAGGATCCTTGAGATCGCAAGGCTGGAGGAAGTTTTGATTAATTTGCATCAGGTGAATAAGGGAAAGCCCCATGCGATAAATATTCATCACCAACCTGGTCTCAAagaattttgtattattctgtacgtaaagccgagacactccatttagtatatgTTATGCTTTGAATGGcgtgtattaatttgtggatctCCATCACACAATCCTTtttatgttacaaatttgcaaaacgtacaatatgttacgaattctggCTAGGTggataatgttagctaggctaagggtttaggggaagggttagctaaaagggttagttaacatgctaagtagtcaCAAAGTAGCTACTTAAGTTTTTGCCCCAACCATCTGtattatgtaaccataccaaacgtaccATATCATAGTAATTTGAGtttcccggatttacatttactttgttacgTCTAATCTATGAGACAGACTGTCTTCACTCCTACCTCATTGCAGTTCCTTGGACGTGGATTTCTGCCATCCTGAGTTAAACATTAACTTTATATGAATAATATTTGTTAGAACAAAACAGTTTGTGTAGTGGATGTGAAACTCACCAGTAGCATGTTGGCTGGAGTAAATCAGTGACCTTTACCATGAGATCTAAAGGCAACTGTTGAGCATAGAGTGACCGGATTATCTCTTGCTCTGTTGCCTAAAATGGTTGGCTTTGATTTACAAGTGGTGTTGTATAGAAGGTTACTAGTTCGATCCCTGTTCGGGCAGCACAAAATGCACtcttgcatctgcacagttcagAGTATGTAGCCCTTTCTATGATTATGCAGTCAGGATATTACTTAGTTCTTCACAGAGGGTTGAAGGGTATACTGACCTGACGCTGCATGAACCCTGAAGTGGGATGGGTTGGCAAAAAACTGATTCCTGAGTCGAAATCTAACCCTCACATGGTAATCCGTCAAAGCATTTTTTCTGTAACTAAAATCTTAATTTAAAGCTCAATCAGCAAACAGTCCAAACAAGACCTTTTTTCTACAGTAGTTATTTTTTGTTCACTTGGACATCCTTTCTCCTTTCATTACCCAAAATCACATTCTCTCTCACCTGAGGATCAGATGTTTCTTTGTTTGCCTTGCACTGAAAAGCAGGGAAAAAAACTCTTATTTAAAAATGTGTTCAGGTTTCAATCTTTGGACTTGGATAAAGGGGGAAATTAAGAATTATTTTCTTTCCTGGTTCAATCATTGTTAGGCAACATTAGTTATGTACACATAGCCAGTCCCGGTATCAAGCTTTCCCTCTCcgtttccttccctccctccctccattttaATGCAATTCCTAATGAAAGTTTTATGAGTTGTTAGGCTATGCGATTATGGAAGATGAGTGAAAGTTCTGGTGTAGGAAAAAATCAAATGCCACAATGAGTTTACTGCAACTTTAAAAGGACACACAGTTTAACAGAATTTACTTCAGGTGAATTTAACCATGTCCTTTTGCATTCACGGGAACTTGTTTAGGAAGCCATTGGAACTGGTAGGTCTGAGGACTTGAATTGGGTGAATGCTCTGGGGCTTTTCCTGAATATGTTTACAACAGGGGTGCATGAGTCTCCATTGGATGTTGGGCTGCGCATTTTACCTGAAATATTAATCTAGATTCATTATTGTCAAAAGTACCTCCCATCTGGTTTCTCAAGCATGAAATGAGCCACTGGTTGAATTGTGCCCTGGCTGACCGGAGAATGAATTGGTGCACCTCCTGTGAAATTCAACTTGTTTTTGTCTACCCCTAGTGGTGATGTGTTGCAGGATCACAGTACAGTCGAGATGAGTGTGCAAATCTCAGCAGTACTGAGATTGTCCAATTAACTTTCACATAGTTGTGTATAGATTTGCCCACACATTGTGATCATAAATCAAAATCATATTACTTTATATTTTCCCTAAATATATCAGGAGTAAGGGCGAAAGACCGGTGAGTCAATGCTGAAGTTGCATATTGAAAGGTCCATATTTAAGGGATGGTTTTTAATCTTGTTTAAAGTGCAAGACAAAAAGGTTATTGGTCATTTCACAATGTTAACACATAAAACACTTATTGTGTCTATTGAATGATTTGGCCACTGGTTTCCAAGCACAGGGGTAGTCAATACAGATATTATCCTTTTCTGACCCTTAGTTTGGTGGCAGTTCCTTGGGGATATAAGTATGTGACACAGGGGTTCAATGACTTGCTCAGACCAAATTAccaccatagaattaggaattataaCTCACTTTAGATTCACACTTTCTGTTCCATTAATTATCAAGGCTGTGCAGTCCCACAGACACTAGTCTCCCGCATCTGTGCCCAATAGCCTGGGGACAAGGTTACAAACACGCTGCTTTTACAGCTTGCTCTTCACAATTCCTAGCACAGCATTGTGTGTACTAGTGTCTTAATGTTTCCCTTGCTCTGTGCCTAGGTGTTGCTGTGCTGCCCTCAGGGTGTCCTGTAGGTCTTTATGCTGGGCCAGGGAGCAGGCCTCCTCCAGCTTGGCCCAGCGGTAGTCCTGGTGCTCCTTCGACAACGTGACGGCCATCTTGGGGTCCCTCAGCTCCGCGAGCCAGTACAGAACCGTCTTGGGCCGCCCTCTCACCTCGTAGCGCAGCTCCTGGAGAAAGCCATCCACCACCTGCAGATGCTCCTCCCCCAGCCCTGTTTCCTCCTGCGTCTCCCTCAGAGCGGTGGTGAGATCATCCTCCCCAGGGTCCACGTGGCCTAGAGACCAgcacagggttgtgttcattaggcaccaaacaaaagaaaacagacaaacagggaggGACTTCCTGGTCTTGATCAATCAGAAcctttttgttttctgttgcaaaatgttttgctacagtgtgccctaATGACATAACAAAAGGTATTTGTGTGTTTCATGATTTGGTATGGGACCAAAGATAGTGCAAGCTAGAATAGAGCATGTATTCTACACCTTATTCTGCACATTAGAGAACATGTGTCACAAAACATGACATGGGTCAGATGCCATGAATGGCATGTTGATTTTCATACTCCAGGTCTGTTTTAACAGGCGTAATGTAATGTCATGCTTATACAACTCACAAGGGGACTATTGACAGTAGGCTACACCTCAAGTAAAGTGTTAGCTACTAAAATATGTAGCCTGCTGTCAATAGACCTTTATGACCCTCATAAGAGTGATATTATGCCAGTTATAACAGCCCAAAAGGGTATGAACACTAATATGCCACTGATATGCACCATACCTTTGGGTGGGGTCCAGTGGTGCTTGCCATATGAAGTCTGTAGGAGGAGGTACTCAATGTTGTCAGGGGGAGGTGAAGACTGTGCTAGCCGACGAAACACAATGAATCCACACGCACGCAAGGCCATCACCTGCTGAAGCACAGAAATAGTCATTACCCTCAGTGCATGAGGAAAGCAttaagaccccttcactttttcctcatttttacagccttattctaaaattgattaaatagcccccccccccccaattaatctacacacaataccccataatgacaaggaaaaccaggtttttagaaatgtttgcaaatgtatttaaaaaaaaacatattttcagaccctttactcagtactttgttgaagcaccgattacagcctcgagtcttcttgggtatgatgctacaagctttggCACATCTGtagttggggagtttctcccatttttctctgcagatcctctcaaactctgtcaggttggatggggagcgtcgctgcacagctatttcaggtctctccagggatgttcgatcaagttcaagtccgggctctggcttggccattcaaggacattccgaGACTTGGCCCGAAGCCgctcctacattgtcttggctgtgtgctttgggtcgttgtcctgttggaaggagaaccttcaccacagtctgaggtcctgaacactctggaacaggttttcatcaaggacctctctgtactttgctccgttcatctttccctcgatcctgactagtctcccagtccctgccactgaaaaacatccccacagcatgatgctaccaccaccatgcttcaccgtggggattGTATTGGGCAGGTGACGagcagtgcctggtttcctccagatgtgatgcttggcattcaggccaaagagttcaatattggttttgtcagagcagagaatcttgtttctcatggtctgagtcctttcggtgcctgttggcaaactccaagcgggcagtcatgtgctttttactgaggcgtggcttctgtctggccacactaccataaaggcctgattggtgaagtgctgcagagatggttgtccttctggaaggttctcccatctccacagagaaactctggagctctgtcagagtgaccatcgggttcttggtcacctcctgaccaaggcccttctcccctgattgctcagtttggccaggcggccagctctcggaagagtcttggtggttccaaacttcttccatttaagaatgatggaagccactgcagacattttttttggtaccctaccccagatctgtgcctcgacacaatcctgtctcagtgctctacggacaattccatcgacctcatggcttggttttcactctgacatgcactgtcaactgtgggaccttatatagacaggtgtgtgccttgccacaggtggactacaatcaagttgtacaaacatcaaagatgatcaatggaaacaggatgcacctgagctcaatttcgagtctcatagcaaagggtctgaatacttatgtaaataaggtatttatttgttatttttaatacatttactaaaatttctaaaaacctgttattattggatattgtgtgtagattgatgaggaaaaacaataattaaatccattttagaatatggctgtaacgtaacaaaatgaggagaaagtgaaggggtctgaatacttccgaatgcactgtacattcacAAATGCATTTATGATCACTCAAACATTAACTCCATGATGACTTACTTCATGACACTCCAATGATTATGTTATTTAACAATTAGGGTAGGCTGTACTAGGCCTAGTAGAGCACACATTGATTTGAAATACTATGTTGTTGAATCATTGGCTACTGAAACTAGCCTATGAGTTCGTggttactgtacatacagtagccTCTCTAAAATGCAGCAAGCTATATAACTACATTTACAGGATTTTAGCAATGCCCCCAAATAAACATAGACAATGCAAGACAATAATTCAACATCGTCTCGCCATAACCGTAAACGGTTAACACTGAATGCGGTAAACCAGCGTTAGCATTACATATTCTCTTGAAAAAATTGTCGCTGGGAAAAATTGAATTTTGTCCATTGCTCGCTAGCTTGGTCTCACACTAGTCTACCATGTTTCTGAAATAAGTTATATCATTCACTACACTAATTTACTGTGAAATTACTCAAGTTACATCAGAAATACTTGTAAGGAGCGCGGGTGTTGATAAACATTTCTTGATTTCAGACACTCTTGAACGTAGCTTTCCTCATTCTAATTTCGCGTTCCCATTGGCTGAATAGTTCGTGCTATTCCTGGGACGCCCCTACCTctaaacccttaccttaaccaaatTAAATCGGAACTTCAATGGGGGCAGGGATGTCCCAACTCGAGGATAGCGTGAAAGTAGGCTGAATGTCCAGAGATACTTTTGAGGAAATGGGAAACTGCATTGGATTACTATTAACGCACATTGTGCACGTTGCCCATGCGTCGTCAATGGGCCGCGCGTTGCATTTTGGGTGATTTGGGGACAAGGGGAGCATTCCTTCAAGGCGTGAATGGTAGTCCTTTGGGCGCTAGCTCAAAAACCAAACATTAGCATTCATTTTGTGaacaagaagtacaacattacaaatATTATCAGAGATGTGAAATAATTAACTTTTTCGCTGTAATATCGTATATCTTTGGAATCGTGATATTACGTATTTTCGAGGAAAAGGGCATGTTATCATTGCGTtggataaaaaataataaataaacttaattaattaaaaacaacaaaaatgacaGCGCATATCTCAAAGGCTTAAC encodes:
- the nudt2 gene encoding bis(5'-nucleosyl)-tetraphosphatase [asymmetrical], producing the protein MALRACGFIVFRRLAQSSPPPDNIEYLLLQTSYGKHHWTPPKGHVDPGEDDLTTALRETQEETGLGEEHLQVVDGFLQELRYEVRGRPKTVLYWLAELRDPKMAVTLSKEHQDYRWAKLEEACSLAQHKDLQDTLRAAQQHLGTEQGKH